Sequence from the Candidatus Hydrogenedentota bacterium genome:
GATCCCATCGCGCCGCTTCGGTGACAATTCCAGCCAGCATCTTGAGGTACTCGCCTTCCTTTGGCCCGCGGACCCCGATGGCCGCGGCGATGGCGTCTCCGCCCAGGCGCACGACCTCTTCGGGGGTCGTGAGTTGCTGCATGATGGCGTCGTCGGGCGTGAAGGAAATCGAGCTGATGATCATGGGGATCGAGCCTGCGTACGGCCCCCACGCGCCCGTAGCCATGCCTTTCCACATGGTGACGGCGTCAGGCTTGCCTTGAACGAGCTTGGCGATCGTGTCCGGAACGTTTACCAAGCCTTGCGGCAGACCTTTCTGATATCCCACGAAATGGTCAACGGCCAGCGTGCAAGCCCTGCCGGATGCGTGCGCGAAGATGCGATTCAGGCGAATCTGTTTCCCGATACCCACAGCAAAAATCTCCCCTCTTTATTTCGGTTTGCGCTTGTCTCTTGGGACAACTGTCCCCGGTTTCTTCATGATGAATAGGTAATTGAACCCGCGAAGAAAGTAGTTCCCCGCGATTGCTTCCGTGTGCCAATGGCGGCGCTTCAAGGACTTGTTGTGGCGCGCCACGCAGACGATGTCCGCCGTTTGAAAGCGCCGCTCAAGCATCGAAAACAGGCGAAACCCAATCGGGCAAAACGGCGCGCCTTTCTTAAACGAATCGCAGACGTAGAGTGCCATGTAGCGGCTTGGCTTGAGAATTCGGTAGATCTCGCGGATGACCTTCTCCATCGCCTCGAAGTATGCCGGGGTCTGTGCATCGAGCTTGCCTATACACGCGGGGTTGTTGGAATAGTCGATGTGCGTGGAGTAGGGCGGATCGACAAAGACAAAGTCCGCTTTCTCGTCTTCGAGGGGGATCTTCCGTGCGTCGCCGCGAAAGATGTCATCGCGAAATGGCTCAATGTCGTAGCCCAGGGCGCGGCGTTCCAAGTCGCGGGCTACGTCCAGCGTGGTCCCGCTGCCGCACATTGGGTCAACAACCAAGTCCCGCTTGCGCGTATACCGTTCCAGTAGATTCCAGATGATGTACGAAGGCGTCGCCCCAATATAGTTCTGATCCCCCTGCATGCCTTTTCCGTAATGCTGCGAGGGATAGTCCCATAGGGTCGTCGTTTGAAGTGTCAGGGGCGGTTTCTCATGCATAGCCGATAGCGTACCAAAAAGAGGCGCACGCGCGCCTCTTTGGGTCGACGCGATGCGTCCGAACTGATTGGCCTTATAATTTATGCCGGATCCCTCGCTGACGCTCGGGATGACAGTAAGAACGGGTGACGTGTCATCCTGAGTCCGCGTTCGGCGGACGAAGGATCTGGCTTGA
This genomic interval carries:
- a CDS encoding aldolase, whose amino-acid sequence is MGIGKQIRLNRIFAHASGRACTLAVDHFVGYQKGLPQGLVNVPDTIAKLVQGKPDAVTMWKGMATGAWGPYAGSIPMIISSISFTPDDAIMQQLTTPEEVVRLGGDAIAAAIGVRGPKEGEYLKMLAGIVTEAARWDLPVMTHIYPRDYSDGAKIVHDPEHIMWAVRCGIECGADIIKVPYTGDVASYREIVATSPVPVVAAGGPKTNTLEESLALMAGVVEAGAVGATIGRNIWGASDPLLAMHAFKAVIHTRMSPKEAIAHAESLRKAESEL
- a CDS encoding DNA methylase, whose protein sequence is MHEKPPLTLQTTTLWDYPSQHYGKGMQGDQNYIGATPSYIIWNLLERYTRKRDLVVDPMCGSGTTLDVARDLERRALGYDIEPFRDDIFRGDARKIPLEDEKADFVFVDPPYSTHIDYSNNPACIGKLDAQTPAYFEAMEKVIREIYRILKPSRYMALYVCDSFKKGAPFCPIGFRLFSMLERRFQTADIVCVARHNKSLKRRHWHTEAIAGNYFLRGFNYLFIMKKPGTVVPRDKRKPK